The Pseudofrankia inefficax genome window below encodes:
- the argJ gene encoding bifunctional glutamate N-acetyltransferase/amino-acid acetyltransferase ArgJ, producing MSVTAPKGFRAAGVAAGLKPSGRPDVALVVNDGPSDAAAAVFTTNRVQAAPVQWTRQALADGRLRAVVLNSGGANACTGPDGFADTHFTAEHVAKALDLGAGDVGICSTGLIGVRLPMDLLLNGVTRTVAQLSADGGPAAAEAIRTTDTVSKQAVRLSADGAVTVGGMAKGAAMLAPSLATMLVVVTTDAVADAATLHRVVSEATRLTFERIDSDGCLSTNDTVLLLASGASGVTLAEAELTALVTDVCMDLGKQMIGDAEGATKDIAITIKGAASEDDALEVGRAVARNNLLKCALYGKDPNWGRVLAAIGTTKAAFEPDELDVAMNGVWVCKAGAPGESRDLVDLSGREIAIVADLHAGTAEATIWTNDLTDGYVYENSAYST from the coding sequence GGCGCCCGGACGTCGCGCTCGTCGTCAACGACGGGCCGTCCGACGCCGCGGCCGCCGTGTTCACCACCAACCGGGTGCAGGCCGCGCCCGTCCAGTGGACCCGCCAGGCGCTCGCCGACGGCCGGCTGCGCGCCGTCGTCCTCAACTCGGGCGGGGCCAACGCCTGCACCGGCCCGGACGGCTTCGCGGACACGCACTTCACCGCCGAGCACGTCGCGAAGGCGCTCGACCTGGGCGCCGGCGACGTCGGGATCTGCTCGACCGGCCTGATCGGGGTCCGGCTGCCGATGGACCTGCTGCTCAACGGCGTCACCCGGACCGTCGCCCAGCTCTCCGCCGACGGCGGCCCGGCCGCCGCCGAGGCGATCCGGACCACCGACACCGTCAGCAAGCAGGCGGTCCGCTTGTCCGCCGACGGCGCGGTCACGGTCGGCGGCATGGCGAAGGGCGCCGCGATGCTCGCCCCGTCGCTGGCGACCATGCTCGTCGTGGTGACCACCGACGCCGTCGCCGACGCGGCGACGCTGCACCGGGTGGTCAGCGAGGCGACCCGGCTGACCTTCGAGCGGATCGACTCCGACGGCTGCCTGTCGACCAACGACACCGTGCTGCTGCTCGCCTCCGGCGCGTCCGGCGTGACGCTCGCCGAGGCGGAGCTGACGGCGCTCGTCACCGACGTCTGCATGGACCTCGGCAAGCAGATGATCGGCGACGCCGAGGGCGCGACGAAGGACATCGCGATCACGATCAAGGGTGCGGCCAGCGAGGACGACGCGCTGGAGGTCGGCAGGGCCGTCGCCCGCAACAACCTGCTCAAGTGCGCCCTCTACGGCAAGGACCCCAACTGGGGACGGGTGCTCGCCGCGATCGGCACCACGAAGGCCGCCTTCGAGCCCGACGAGCTCGACGTCGCGATGAACGGCGTCTGGGTCTGCAAGGCCGGCGCCCCGGGGGAGTCCCGCGACCTGGTGGACCTGTCCGGGCGCGAGATCGCCATCGTCGCCGACCTGCACGCCGGCACCGCCGAGGCGACGATCTGGACCAACGACCTCACCGACGGCTACGTCTACGAGAACTCGGCGTATTCCACATGA
- the argB gene encoding acetylglutamate kinase, whose protein sequence is MSVLNGAEAAPAQPRGPAATARGHAALPKTQVLVEALPWLARFHGATVVIKYGGNAMESPELREAFAEDVVFLRLAGIRVVVVHGGGPQITAHLNRLGVQSSFVGGLRVTTPETMEIVRMVLVGQVNRDVVGLINNHGAFAVGLSGEDANMFTAQRRPAIVDGEEVDIGLVGDVVEVAPETINALLDAGRVPVVATVARGEDGNVYNLNADTAAAALAVALGALKLVVLTNVEGLYADWPNSDEVVSELPADQLQDMLPTLSSGMIPKMEACLRAVDGGVPQAHVLDGRVPHAVLLEIFTDDGIGTLITPTVKEDAVAPALAPSTGGTP, encoded by the coding sequence ATGAGCGTGCTGAATGGCGCTGAGGCGGCGCCCGCGCAGCCGCGGGGGCCGGCGGCCACCGCGCGGGGGCACGCGGCGCTGCCGAAGACCCAGGTGCTCGTCGAGGCGCTGCCGTGGCTGGCCCGCTTCCACGGCGCGACCGTCGTCATCAAGTACGGCGGCAACGCGATGGAGAGCCCCGAACTGCGCGAGGCGTTCGCCGAGGACGTCGTCTTCCTGCGGCTGGCCGGGATCCGGGTCGTCGTCGTGCACGGCGGCGGCCCGCAGATCACCGCGCACCTCAACCGGCTCGGGGTCCAGTCGAGCTTCGTCGGCGGCCTGCGGGTCACCACCCCGGAGACGATGGAGATCGTCCGGATGGTGCTCGTCGGCCAGGTGAACCGGGACGTCGTCGGGCTGATCAACAACCACGGCGCGTTCGCCGTCGGCCTGTCCGGCGAGGACGCGAACATGTTCACCGCGCAGCGCCGCCCCGCGATCGTCGACGGCGAGGAGGTCGACATCGGCCTCGTCGGCGACGTCGTCGAGGTCGCCCCGGAGACGATCAACGCCCTGCTCGACGCCGGCCGCGTCCCGGTCGTCGCCACGGTCGCCCGCGGCGAGGACGGCAACGTCTACAACCTCAACGCCGACACCGCCGCCGCCGCGCTCGCCGTCGCGCTGGGAGCCCTCAAGCTCGTGGTGCTGACCAACGTCGAAGGCCTGTACGCGGACTGGCCGAACTCCGACGAGGTCGTCAGCGAGCTGCCAGCCGACCAGCTGCAGGACATGCTGCCGACCCTGTCCTCCGGGATGATCCCCAAGATGGAGGCCTGCCTGCGGGCGGTCGACGGCGGGGTGCCGCAGGCCCACGTGCTCGACGGACGGGTCCCGCACGCCGTCCTGCTGGAGATCTTCACCGACGACGGTATCGGCACCCTGATCACCCCCACCGTCAAGGAGGACGCCGTGGCGCCCGCCCTGGCCCCGAGCACCGGAGGAACCCCGTGA
- a CDS encoding acetylornithine transaminase, whose product MTPSTAAATRPAVGPGGAADLFDRRDKVIMGTYGRPAVALARGEGTRVWDVDGNEYVDLLAGIAVSVLGHAHPAVRAAVGAQLGQLGHTSNLYLNEPQVLLGERLVHLLGADARVFFANSGAEANECAIKISRKTGRTEIIAAENSFHGRTLGALSITGQPGKRAPFEPLLPGVTFVPYGDAAALEAAISERTAAVFLEPTLGEAGVIAPPAGYLAAARALCDRTGSLLVLDEVQSGLGRTGAWFAHQHEGVLPDVLTLAKGLGGGLPIGACIGIGAAGRLLGPGEHGSTFGGGPVVCAAALAVLDTIEADGLLAHATAVGARLAAGIRAAAAAGVPGIGGVRGAGLWLAIELSTPTATAFETAAREAGFLVNGIAPATVRLAPPLVLTEADADAFLATLPAIAAGAAGAVEPSAGDRKVGP is encoded by the coding sequence GTGACCCCCAGCACCGCCGCCGCGACGCGGCCCGCCGTGGGACCGGGCGGCGCCGCGGACCTGTTCGACCGGCGGGACAAGGTCATCATGGGCACCTACGGGCGGCCGGCCGTCGCGCTCGCCCGCGGCGAGGGCACCAGGGTCTGGGACGTCGACGGCAACGAGTACGTCGACCTGCTCGCCGGGATCGCCGTCAGCGTGCTCGGCCACGCCCACCCGGCCGTGCGGGCCGCCGTCGGCGCGCAGCTCGGCCAGCTCGGCCACACGTCCAACCTCTACCTCAACGAGCCGCAGGTCCTGCTCGGCGAGCGGCTGGTGCACCTGCTCGGCGCCGACGCCCGGGTGTTCTTCGCGAACTCGGGCGCCGAGGCCAACGAGTGCGCCATCAAGATCTCCCGCAAGACCGGCCGCACCGAGATCATCGCCGCGGAGAACTCCTTCCACGGCCGGACCCTGGGCGCCCTGTCGATCACCGGCCAGCCCGGCAAGCGGGCTCCCTTCGAGCCCCTGCTGCCCGGCGTGACGTTCGTGCCCTACGGCGACGCCGCCGCGCTCGAGGCCGCGATCAGCGAGCGCACCGCCGCTGTCTTCCTGGAGCCGACTCTTGGCGAGGCCGGCGTCATCGCCCCGCCCGCCGGCTACCTGGCCGCCGCCCGCGCCCTGTGCGACCGGACCGGCTCGCTGCTCGTCCTCGACGAGGTACAGAGCGGCCTCGGGCGGACCGGCGCGTGGTTCGCCCACCAGCACGAGGGCGTGCTGCCCGACGTGCTGACCCTGGCCAAGGGCCTCGGCGGCGGGCTGCCGATCGGCGCCTGCATCGGGATCGGGGCGGCCGGCCGGCTGCTCGGGCCAGGCGAGCACGGCAGCACCTTCGGCGGCGGGCCCGTCGTCTGCGCCGCCGCGCTCGCGGTGCTCGACACGATCGAGGCGGACGGGCTGCTCGCCCACGCGACCGCCGTCGGCGCGCGGCTCGCCGCCGGCATCCGGGCCGCGGCCGCCGCCGGCGTGCCCGGCATCGGCGGAGTCCGCGGCGCCGGCCTGTGGCTGGCGATCGAGCTCTCGACCCCCACGGCCACCGCCTTCGAGACCGCCGCCCGCGAGGCCGGCTTCCTGGTCAACGGCATCGCGCCGGCGACCGTCCGGCTCGCCCCGCCGCTGGTGCTCACCGAGGCCGACGCCGACGCGTTCCTCGCGACCCTGCCCGCCATCGCGGCCGGGGCCGCCGGGGCTGTCGAGCCGTCGGCCGGCGATCGTAAGGTCGGGCCATGA
- the argF gene encoding ornithine carbamoyltransferase, whose protein sequence is MTIRHFRLDTDLTPAEQAAVLDTADRLKAARRTSAHPRPLAGRSVALIFEKPSARTRVSFEVGVTELGGHPIVLDANTIGLGKRESIEDIAQVLSRYVDAIVIRTFGQDRVDRLAAAGTVPVVNALSDFTHPCQALADLQTVRDHLGTTRGVTLTYVGDGNNVAHSLLYAGAMAGAHVRICAPKGYEPDAGVVTRSARLAAGTGGSVEMLHDPAAAADGADVLYTDVWASMGQEADAANRVDVFRPYQLNEALIAAAKPTVKVMHCLPAHRGDEITDGAMDGPASVVFDQAENRLHAQKALLAFLFAELEAPQ, encoded by the coding sequence ATGACGATCCGGCACTTCCGCCTCGACACCGACCTGACGCCCGCCGAGCAGGCCGCGGTCCTCGACACCGCCGACCGGCTCAAGGCGGCGCGGCGGACCTCGGCGCACCCGCGCCCGCTCGCCGGCCGGTCGGTGGCCCTGATCTTCGAGAAGCCCTCGGCCCGCACCCGGGTCTCCTTCGAGGTCGGCGTCACCGAGCTCGGCGGCCACCCGATCGTCCTGGACGCCAACACGATCGGCCTGGGCAAGCGCGAGTCGATCGAGGACATCGCCCAGGTGCTCAGCCGCTACGTCGACGCGATCGTCATCCGTACCTTCGGCCAGGACCGGGTCGACCGGCTGGCCGCCGCCGGCACCGTCCCGGTGGTCAACGCGCTGTCCGACTTCACCCACCCCTGCCAGGCTCTCGCCGACCTGCAGACCGTGCGCGACCACCTCGGCACCACCAGGGGCGTCACGCTGACCTACGTCGGCGACGGCAACAACGTCGCTCACTCGCTGCTGTACGCGGGGGCGATGGCCGGCGCGCACGTCCGGATCTGCGCCCCGAAGGGCTACGAGCCGGACGCGGGCGTCGTCACCCGGTCCGCGCGGCTCGCCGCCGGTACCGGCGGATCGGTCGAGATGCTGCACGACCCCGCGGCGGCCGCCGACGGCGCCGACGTGCTCTACACCGACGTCTGGGCGTCGATGGGCCAGGAGGCCGACGCGGCCAACCGGGTCGACGTCTTCCGCCCCTACCAGCTGAACGAGGCGCTGATCGCGGCGGCGAAGCCGACCGTGAAGGTCATGCACTGCCTTCCGGCCCACCGCGGTGACGAGATCACCGACGGGGCGATGGACGGCCCGGCCTCGGTGGTCTTCGACCAGGCCGAGAACCGCCTGCACGCCCAGAAGGCGCTGCTGGCGTTCCTGTTCGCGGAGCTCGAAGCCCCACAATGA
- the argR gene encoding arginine repressor, protein MTAATQPVTPLTKRARHARLAALIAAHPVRSQTELARLLAAEGVRVTQATLSRDLDELGATKVRGQDGQLVYTVDPGLAPVELVRLPLSRLCEDLLVSAEANGDLVVLRTPPGAAQLFASALDRAALPEIMGTIAGDDTILVVCRLIPVPDEPADGPGVPASAPSGPRLAARLLGLAEGRATPPEG, encoded by the coding sequence ATGACCGCCGCGACCCAACCTGTGACGCCGCTGACCAAGCGGGCCCGGCATGCCCGGCTCGCGGCGCTCATCGCGGCGCATCCGGTCCGCTCGCAGACCGAGCTCGCCCGGCTGCTCGCCGCCGAGGGGGTCCGGGTCACCCAGGCCACGCTCTCGCGCGACCTGGACGAGCTGGGCGCGACGAAGGTCCGCGGCCAGGACGGGCAGCTGGTCTACACCGTCGACCCCGGGCTCGCCCCGGTCGAACTGGTGCGGCTGCCACTGTCCCGGCTCTGCGAGGACCTGCTGGTCTCCGCCGAGGCGAACGGTGACCTGGTCGTCCTGCGCACCCCGCCGGGCGCCGCGCAGCTGTTCGCCTCCGCGCTCGACCGCGCCGCGCTCCCGGAGATCATGGGGACGATCGCCGGCGACGACACCATCCTGGTGGTCTGCCGCCTGATCCCGGTGCCGGACGAGCCCGCGGACGGCCCCGGCGTTCCGGCTTCGGCTCCTTCCGGCCCGCGGTTGGCCGCGAGGCTCCTCGGCCTGGCCGAGGGACGCGCCACGCCGCCCGAAGGGTGA
- the argH gene encoding argininosuccinate lyase, translating to MKTTGSPAGTGETAGSEANGAGGAPLRLWGGRFAGGPAEALAKLSVSVHFDWRLAPYDLLASKAHARVLYRAELLDDAELAAMLGALDDVGADVAAGRFTATIEDEDVHTALERALVERLGTLGGKLRAGRSRNDQVATDLRLYLRAAVRQVAAVLTELSEALVDVAEEHVATPAPGMTHLQHAQPISFGHQILAHVHAFARDVDRLRDWDRRAAVCALGAGALAGSSLPLDPEGVAAELGFDRAFANSIDAVSDRDFAAEFLFAAAMIGVHLSRLGEEIVLWTSREFGWVELDDAFATGSSIMPQKKNPDVGELARGKSGRLIGALTGLLATLKGLPLAYDRDLQEDKEPVFDAVDTLLVVLPAVTGTVATMKVRTERVAAAAPDGFSLATDVAEYLVRRGVPFRSAHEAVGALVAWCVEHDADLGEVSDAQLAAINPAFTPDVRDVLSVAGALDARSAPGGTAPARVREQIANLRPTLAADHKWAVG from the coding sequence GTGAAGACGACCGGCAGCCCGGCCGGGACGGGCGAAACGGCTGGCAGCGAGGCCAACGGGGCCGGGGGAGCGCCGCTGCGCCTCTGGGGCGGCCGGTTCGCCGGCGGCCCGGCGGAGGCGCTCGCGAAGCTCTCGGTGAGCGTGCACTTCGACTGGCGCCTCGCGCCGTACGACCTGCTCGCCTCGAAGGCGCACGCGCGCGTGCTGTACCGCGCCGAACTGCTCGACGACGCGGAGCTCGCCGCGATGCTCGGCGCGCTGGACGACGTGGGCGCGGACGTGGCCGCCGGCCGGTTCACCGCGACCATCGAGGACGAGGACGTCCACACCGCCCTGGAGCGGGCCCTCGTCGAACGGCTCGGCACCCTCGGCGGCAAGCTGCGCGCCGGCCGCAGCCGCAACGACCAGGTCGCGACCGACCTGCGCCTCTACCTGCGGGCCGCCGTCCGCCAGGTGGCCGCCGTGCTCACCGAGCTGTCCGAGGCGCTGGTCGACGTCGCCGAGGAGCACGTCGCCACGCCGGCGCCCGGGATGACCCACCTGCAGCACGCCCAGCCGATCTCGTTCGGCCATCAGATCCTCGCCCACGTGCACGCGTTCGCCCGCGACGTCGACCGGCTGCGCGACTGGGACCGGCGCGCCGCCGTCTGCGCCCTGGGCGCCGGGGCGCTCGCCGGCTCGTCGCTGCCGCTGGACCCGGAGGGCGTCGCCGCCGAGCTCGGCTTCGACCGGGCGTTCGCCAACTCGATCGACGCCGTCTCCGACCGCGACTTCGCCGCCGAGTTCCTCTTCGCCGCCGCCATGATCGGGGTGCACCTGTCCCGGCTGGGCGAGGAGATCGTGCTGTGGACCAGCCGCGAGTTCGGCTGGGTCGAGCTCGACGACGCGTTCGCCACCGGCAGCTCGATCATGCCGCAGAAGAAGAACCCCGACGTCGGCGAGCTGGCCCGCGGCAAGTCCGGCCGGCTGATCGGCGCGCTGACCGGCCTGCTGGCGACCCTGAAGGGCCTCCCGCTCGCCTACGACCGGGACCTGCAGGAGGACAAGGAACCGGTCTTCGACGCCGTGGACACCCTGCTGGTGGTGCTGCCCGCGGTCACCGGGACCGTCGCGACGATGAAGGTGCGGACCGAGCGGGTGGCGGCCGCCGCGCCCGACGGCTTCTCGCTGGCGACCGATGTCGCCGAGTACCTCGTCCGCCGGGGCGTGCCGTTCCGGTCGGCGCACGAGGCCGTCGGCGCGCTGGTGGCCTGGTGCGTCGAGCACGACGCCGACCTCGGCGAGGTCTCCGACGCGCAGCTGGCCGCGATCAATCCGGCGTTCACTCCCGACGTCAGGGACGTGCTGTCCGTCGCCGGCGCGCTGGACGCCCGGTCGGCCCCCGGTGGCACCGCGCCCGCCCGGGTTCGCGAGCAGATCGCCAACCTGCGCCCGACGCTGGCCGCCGACCACAAGTGGGCCGTCGGCTAG
- a CDS encoding DNA-3-methyladenine glycosylase, producing the protein MPDPGSPAAPAPLPAGFYARPVLAVARDLLGATVRHGPVSVRLTEVEAYTGPDDPASHAARGPTPRSAVMFGPPGHAYVYFVYGMHWCLNIVCGPAGTPSAVLVRAGEVVVGLDLARQRAPRLADRDLARGPGRLARTLGADGSLTGSPVTGGGPLVVERGTEVDDALVRTGPRIGLRVAVERPWRFWVAGDPTVSATRGRTSPLTCVEPDPRWARPAARPADQPPIPDEIV; encoded by the coding sequence GTGCCTGACCCCGGCTCGCCGGCGGCCCCGGCGCCGCTTCCGGCGGGCTTCTACGCCCGGCCCGTGCTGGCCGTCGCGCGCGACCTGCTCGGCGCGACGGTCCGGCACGGGCCGGTCAGCGTGCGCCTCACCGAGGTCGAGGCCTATACGGGCCCCGACGACCCTGCCTCTCACGCCGCGCGGGGGCCGACGCCCCGTTCGGCGGTGATGTTCGGTCCGCCTGGCCACGCGTACGTCTACTTCGTGTACGGCATGCACTGGTGCCTGAATATCGTCTGCGGGCCGGCGGGGACACCGTCCGCGGTGCTGGTCCGTGCTGGCGAGGTGGTGGTCGGACTGGACCTGGCGCGGCAACGGGCCCCCCGGCTGGCGGACCGCGACCTGGCCCGTGGGCCTGGCCGTCTCGCCCGGACGCTCGGAGCCGACGGCAGCCTCACGGGATCGCCCGTCACAGGGGGAGGGCCCCTGGTCGTCGAGCGGGGGACCGAGGTTGACGACGCCCTGGTGCGTACGGGGCCGCGGATCGGTCTGCGCGTGGCGGTCGAACGACCGTGGCGGTTCTGGGTGGCAGGAGATCCGACCGTGAGTGCGACGCGGGGCCGGACCAGCCCCCTGACCTGCGTCGAGCCGGACCCGCGGTGGGCCCGACCTGCAGCGAGGCCGGCAGACCAGCCTCCCATACCTGATGAGATCGTCTAG